GATCGAGATTCGGGGTGAGGTGTAGTGGCCGGGCAGTCCAGGCCGGACCTGATCCGGATCGGTCAGGTGACCGCCCCCCACGGCGTGCGGGGCGCGGTGCGGGTCTATCCCACCACCGACTTCCCTGAGCGGTTCGTCACCCTGAAGCGGGTGATGATCGACGGTCCCGACCGCGCGGTCGGGGCCAGGTTTCGCGGCTTCGTCAAGAACCTGGTCATCCTGGAGCTGGAGGGGATCACCGACCGCAACCAGGCGGAGCGGCTGCGCGGGGCGGATCTCCTGGTCCCGCGGGAAGAGGTCCATCCCCTGCCCGAGGGGTATTACTACGACTTCGACATCATCGGCATCGAGGTGGTGGACCCGGACGGCAGGCAGCTGGGGCGGGTGGTGGAGGTGGACCACACCAGCCCGGTGCACGACCTCTACGTGGTGGAGACCGCGCCGGGCAAGCGGTACCTCGTGCCCGCCGTGCGCCGGTTCGTCAAGGAGATCGACCTGGAAACCGGCCGGATGGTGATCGACCCGATCCCGGGCCTCCTGGAGGACTGACCCGATGCTGATCCAGATCCTGACCATCCACCCGGCCATCGTCGCCCCCGTCTTTCGGGAGTCGATCCTCGGCCGCGCCTGCGAGGCGGGCATCCTGGACCTGCGGGTGGTCAACATCCGGGACTTCGCCCTCAGCAAGCACCAGCAGACCGACGACTACCCCTACGGCGGCGGCGCCGGGCTGCTCATGAAGCCCGAGCCGGTCTTCGGCGCGGTCCGGTGGGCGGCCGGGCGGGCCCCGGCGGGCGCCCGCCCGCCCCGGGTCATCCTCATGGACCCGCAGGGGCGCCGGTTCGACCAGCGTTATGCGGAGGAGCTGGCGCGGGAGGACCATCTGATCCTGATCTGCGGGCGCTACGAGGGGTTCGACGAGCGCATCCGGGCCTTAGCCACCGACGAGATCTCCATCGGCGACTATGTGCTGATGGGCGGTGAAGTGGCGGCGCTGGTGGTGGTGGAGGCGGTGACCCGGCTGATCCCCGGGGTGCTGGGCGACCTGGAGTCCAGCGTGGCCGAGTCGCACACCTCGGGCCTGCTGGAGGGGCCGCAGTACACCCGCCCCGCCGAGTTCGAGGGGATGCGGGTGCCGGAGATCCTCACCTCGGGCAACCACGGGGCCATCGCCCGGTGGCGGCGGGAGCAGGCCCTGCGCCGTACCTTCGAGCGGCGCCCCGACCTGCTGCAGTCCGCCGACCTCACGCCGGAGGAGCGCCGCCTGGTGGAAGCGTGGCGAACCCGCCAGAGTTGATATTGCCACCGGTTACCCGCCTTGGTATAATGGTGTGCGTGTGATCACGGACGGTCCGCTGCCGGACTGCTTGCACGCTCGGAAGCACCGGTACGAACGTCACGTACAAGGGGTGAAATCATGTCCGACATCATCCGCGAGATCGAGCGCGAGTACATGCGCAGCGACATCCCCGCCTTCCGGCCCGGCGACACCGTCCGGGTGAACGTGAAGGTCGTGGAGGGCAACCGCGAGCGTATCCAGGCCTTTGAGGGCGTGGTCATCAAGCGGCAGGGCTCGGGGATCAACGAGACCTTCACGGTCCGGCGCGTCTCCTACGGCGTCGGCGTCGAGCGCACGTTCCCCGTCCACAGCCCGCGGCTGGCCTCGATTGAGGTGATCCGCCGCGGCGTCGTCCGGCGGGCCAAGCTCTACTACCTGCGGGAGAGGACCGGCAAGGCCGCCCGCATCCGGGAGCGGCGGCTCGCCAGGCCGGAGGAGGCCTAGAATCGGGTTTCGGCTTCTGGTCGCTCCGCTCGACACCCCTGGCGGGTTGAGCGGAGCGTTGCACTATTCCCGGGGAAGCAGCGGAGCGAATCGCCGCGCCGGGACATCGGAGCCGAGCGGGGAGGAGAGGCTAGATGGCAGACGTCCCGGACGAGAGGCCGGCCGTCAGGCGGAAGTCGCCCCTGCGCGAGGTGCTGGAGACCCTGGTCCTGGCCCTTCTCTTTGCGCTCATCATCCGCACCTTCGTCGTGGAGGTCTACCAGGTCTCGGGCAGCTCCATGACCAACACCCTGTACGACCAGGAGCGGGTGCTGGTCAACAAGTTCATCTACAAGCTGGTGCGGGATCCCCGGCCCGGCGACATCATCGTCTTCAAGTACCCGCGCCAGCCCGAGAGGGACTTCATCAAGCGGGTGGTGGCGGTGGCCGGGGACACCGTGGAGATGCGCGGCGGCGTGGTGTACGTCAACGGCGAGCCGTTCAACGAGGCGCCGACGGTGCGGCTGAGCGCGGGCGATTTCGGGCCGGTGGTCGTTCCGCCGGATTCGGTCTTCGTGCTCGGGGACAACCGGTCCAACAGCGAGGACAGCCGCTACTTCGGCGAGGTGCCGCTCAGCCACATCCGGGGCCTGGCCGTCGCGCGGATCTGGCCTCTTACCGAGATCAGCGCCCTCGCTCTGCCGGCGGCGGAGGGCGGCGGATAAGGGAGGGAGCGCCGTGCCGGTGATTCAGTGGTTCCCCGGCCACATGGCCAAAGCGCGTCGCATCCTGCAGGAGAACGCGCCACTGGTGGACGTGGTGCTGGAGATCGTTGACGCCCGGTGCCCGCTGGCCAGCCGCAATCCGGACCTGATGGCCCTGGTGGCTCACAAGCCGCAGGTGCTGATCCTGAACAAGGCCGACCTGGCCGATCCCGCCGCGACCCGGCTCTGGGTGGAGCGGCTGAACGAGCCGGGTCGGCCTGCCGTCGCGTTGGACGCGGTGCGCGGCACCGGCGCCCGGGAGGTTCTGGCCGCGATCCGCCGGGCCTTCGCCCCCGTGCTGCGCGCCTGGACGGCGAAGGGCCGCAAGCCGCGCCCGGCCCGCGTCATGGCGGTCGGCATCCCCAACGTGGGCAAGTCGTCGGCCATCAACCGGCTGGTCGGCGCCCGGCGGGCGCCGGTGGGGGACAAGCCGGGGGTGACCCGCGGCAAGCAGTGGATCCGCATCGGCAAGGACGTGGAGCTGTTGGACATGCCCGGCATTCTCGTCCCCAAGTTTGAGGACCAGCGGGACGGGCTGTTGCTCGCGGCCACCGGGGCCATCAAGGACGAGGTCTTCGACCAGCGGGAGGTGGCCAACCACCTGCTGCACCTGATCTGGGAGTCTTTGGGCGCGGCGGTCGCCGAGCGGTACGGGCTCACTCGCCTGGACCCAGAACCGGTGGCGAACCTGGAGGCGATCGGCCGCTTCCGCGGCTTGCTCAGGGCCGGGGAACAGGTCGACCTGGACGCGGCCGCCCAGCTGGTCCTGCGGGAGTTCCGCGAGGGGCGGCTGGGGCGGGTGACCCTGCAACCGCCTGATCCACCCCCCGGGGGCGAATGATGGGTATTGTATGTATACGGTGAAATCCTAATATATCTTTATGTCCGTAGGAGGATTTTTCTCACACACCGCCGAAACTGACATGCACGATTTAACCGTGTTGAAGGCCTAAAGGGTGTGGACCGCGTGGGACCGCAACCCGCCGGAGGCCGCTGATTGGGTGGGGGTGAACCGGTGAGGCGAATCATCCTGAAACGGATGAGCTTGAAGCGTCTACAGGCACTGATGGCAGAGCAGGGGCCGGACATCTACCCGGAGGTCATCGCAGCGCTCAAAGACGATCCCCGGGAAGGGGCCCAGCGGCTGGTGCGTCAGTGTCAGACCTACCTGAAGGAGCGGGAGCGGCAGCGGGCGGTGCTCCAGCGGATGTACAACTACGAGCGGCAGCTGTGGTCCATGGGCTACCGCCACATCGCGGGCATCGACGAGGTCGGCAGGGGGCCGCTGGCCGGGCCTGTGGTGGCGGCGGCGGTGATCCTCCCCGGAGAGGTGGAGCTGCCGGGTATTGAGGAGGCGAAGCGGCTTTCGGATCGGCGGCGGATGGAGCTGTACAGGCGCATCCGCGAGGTGGCCGTGGCCGTGGGGGTCGGCCTGGTGCAGCCGGAGGGCATCGATGAGGCCAGCGTGGTGGTGGCCACGTACAAGGCCATGATGAAGGCGGTGGCGGACCTGCCCGTCACGCCCGACTACCTGCTCATCGACGGCGTGCACCTGCCCAACGTTTCACAGCCCCAGGTGCCCGTGGTGGGCGGGGAGACGCTCTCGTGTTCCATTGCGGCGGCGGCCGTGGTGGCCAAGGTGGTGCGGGACGAGTACATGGTGGAGATGGACGCCAAGTACCCGGCTTACGGCTTTGCCCACCACAAAGGCTACGGCACCCCGGAGCACCGGCTGGCGCTGGAGCGCTACGGGCCCTGTCCGATCCACCGGAAGCCTTCGGACGGCACGCCCGCCGGGGCGGTGCTGCTGTTCACGGAGGGCTAGGTGAGCCGCCGCGTCGGCGAGGCGGGGGAGCAGGCCGCTGCAGAGTTCCTGACGGCCTCCGGATACCGCATCATCGCCCGCAACGTGCGCTTCCGTTCGGGTGAGATCGACCTGATCGCCCAGGACGGGGGCGTGCTCGTTTTCGTGGAGGTGAAGACCCGACGCGGACGGAGGTACGGGACGCCGGGCGAGGCGGTGACGGCGGCGAAGCAGCGGCGGCTGGCCCGCCTGGCCTCCCTCTACCTGGCCCGCCTCGGATCGGAGCCCCCGCCGT
The nucleotide sequence above comes from Symbiobacterium thermophilum IAM 14863. Encoded proteins:
- a CDS encoding ribonuclease HII; this encodes MRRIILKRMSLKRLQALMAEQGPDIYPEVIAALKDDPREGAQRLVRQCQTYLKERERQRAVLQRMYNYERQLWSMGYRHIAGIDEVGRGPLAGPVVAAAVILPGEVELPGIEEAKRLSDRRRMELYRRIREVAVAVGVGLVQPEGIDEASVVVATYKAMMKAVADLPVTPDYLLIDGVHLPNVSQPQVPVVGGETLSCSIAAAAVVAKVVRDEYMVEMDAKYPAYGFAHHKGYGTPEHRLALERYGPCPIHRKPSDGTPAGAVLLFTEG
- the lepB gene encoding signal peptidase I; the protein is MADVPDERPAVRRKSPLREVLETLVLALLFALIIRTFVVEVYQVSGSSMTNTLYDQERVLVNKFIYKLVRDPRPGDIIVFKYPRQPERDFIKRVVAVAGDTVEMRGGVVYVNGEPFNEAPTVRLSAGDFGPVVVPPDSVFVLGDNRSNSEDSRYFGEVPLSHIRGLAVARIWPLTEISALALPAAEGGG
- the ylqF gene encoding ribosome biogenesis GTPase YlqF, whose product is MPVIQWFPGHMAKARRILQENAPLVDVVLEIVDARCPLASRNPDLMALVAHKPQVLILNKADLADPAATRLWVERLNEPGRPAVALDAVRGTGAREVLAAIRRAFAPVLRAWTAKGRKPRPARVMAVGIPNVGKSSAINRLVGARRAPVGDKPGVTRGKQWIRIGKDVELLDMPGILVPKFEDQRDGLLLAATGAIKDEVFDQREVANHLLHLIWESLGAAVAERYGLTRLDPEPVANLEAIGRFRGLLRAGEQVDLDAAAQLVLREFREGRLGRVTLQPPDPPPGGE
- the trmD gene encoding tRNA (guanosine(37)-N1)-methyltransferase TrmD, whose translation is MLIQILTIHPAIVAPVFRESILGRACEAGILDLRVVNIRDFALSKHQQTDDYPYGGGAGLLMKPEPVFGAVRWAAGRAPAGARPPRVILMDPQGRRFDQRYAEELAREDHLILICGRYEGFDERIRALATDEISIGDYVLMGGEVAALVVVEAVTRLIPGVLGDLESSVAESHTSGLLEGPQYTRPAEFEGMRVPEILTSGNHGAIARWRREQALRRTFERRPDLLQSADLTPEERRLVEAWRTRQS
- the rplS gene encoding 50S ribosomal protein L19 yields the protein MSDIIREIEREYMRSDIPAFRPGDTVRVNVKVVEGNRERIQAFEGVVIKRQGSGINETFTVRRVSYGVGVERTFPVHSPRLASIEVIRRGVVRRAKLYYLRERTGKAARIRERRLARPEEA
- a CDS encoding YraN family protein, producing MSRRVGEAGEQAAAEFLTASGYRIIARNVRFRSGEIDLIAQDGGVLVFVEVKTRRGRRYGTPGEAVTAAKQRRLARLASLYLARLGSEPPPCRFDVVEVEPGPDGRLRCRLIQNAFHA
- the rimM gene encoding ribosome maturation factor RimM (Essential for efficient processing of 16S rRNA), which codes for MAGQSRPDLIRIGQVTAPHGVRGAVRVYPTTDFPERFVTLKRVMIDGPDRAVGARFRGFVKNLVILELEGITDRNQAERLRGADLLVPREEVHPLPEGYYYDFDIIGIEVVDPDGRQLGRVVEVDHTSPVHDLYVVETAPGKRYLVPAVRRFVKEIDLETGRMVIDPIPGLLED